In Physeter macrocephalus isolate SW-GA chromosome 9, ASM283717v5, whole genome shotgun sequence, the DNA window AAAGACCTATGGCACAACACAGCATTATTTATGGAAGGCAGCAGCAgtagtgtgtgagagagaaacagCAGGAGGTACAGTGAAAGCAGCCACTTCTACACCTGACCATACCATCCTTTCAATCACTGGTCTCACCATTACCTCCTTGACACGTCGCCAATAAACCCTTCTGacaagttttcttcttcctaataTCCCAGGAAACCTACAGTGGTTCCTTAGCACTTACAGCGTGAAATTCTGGACTAAACAAAACCTTTTAAGTCACTCTCCAATGTAcctaatttttcattcttttatctgcCTTTGAATCACCTTGACTCAGGCCTTGCCAACCTGGGCATTCTTTGCCTCACAGGCAGCAAGCTACAGTAGAAGTGTGTACTTCAGAATTACAGACTTGAGTTTGAATTCCTGCTTTGCCACTGATCAGCTACAACCTTTCACACATTAACCTCCTTGCTAAAGTAATCTCTGCCCCCACATCAAGTTCATGCCAATTCTCAGACTGACGACACGCTTACCTGTGACTTGCCATCTTACCTGTGTCTTGTACTTTCCTGACTTCAATCACCTGAACCTCAGGTTCCAATTCTGATCTCTGAGACTCCCAACTTTTAAATATCCCCATCTCAGGTAAACTTAGGCCCTACCCTTGGTCTTTTCTGATCTGTTACTGACTTGCTTATTTCTTCCGGTTTCAAAGTTCACATGGTGAGCTTGATTTTGatgttaataaatgtttgctacaGTATGACAAAAGCCAAGTAAGTGAATACAAgattataccctgagaaaaccataattcgaaaggagacatgtaccacaatgttcactgtagcactatttacaatagccaggacatggaagcaacctaaatgtccatcaacagatgaatggataaagaagatgtggcacatatatacaatggagtattactcagccataaaaagaaacgaaattgacttatttgtagtgaggtggacagaCCCAGAGTCGGTCATatagagtgaattaagtcagaaaaagaaaaacaaatactagcgcatatatacggaatctaaaaaaaaaatggtactgatgaacctagtggcagggcaggaataaagatgcagacatagagaatggacttgaggatatgggggcagggggcaggtggggaggggaagctgggaggaagtgagagagtagcagtgacatatatacactaccaaatgtaaaacagatagctagtgggaagcagccgcatagcacagggagatcagcttggtgctttgcaacgacttagaggggtgggatagggagggtgggagggagacgcaagagggaggggatatggggatatatgtatacatatagctgactcactttgttgtacgacagaaactagcacagcactgcgaagcaattttactccaataaagatgtattaaaaaaataaataaacacagcaGGTAAGCAGTCTGTAACCATGAATCCAACTACTGAGATGAAACTGACTACGACACACTGGAGGGAGCCACGGACACTGTTCCACAGCACCTGTGGTGTCCCCTGGGAGACTCACAGGTACCTGCCTGAAGGACCTCTCCAAAAACTACATGGAGACTGAGTAGAAGCTGTTCTGCTTCTCTAACTTTCCAGGCAAGGCCACTTCTAAGGCTCTGACTACTTTCAAAACCTACGCAGACTCTCTTCTGCTACATCCTCTTACTCTATGTATGGCTTACTGTGTAGCAGGTACGGAAAGAACATGCCATGTGAGGCTTCCTCCCTACACCTAACCCTGTACAAAGATTCTCTAAACTAAAATCCCATGAGATCTTAGGCTGACAGGGAAAGTGTGAGCGAAAAAGCTGTCTAAAGAGCTAACGGACAAGATGAGTAAGTGAGAATTAATATGTGAAGCCTAAATAAGGGGAGCTTTTCACTATtgtgtgaatgaataaaatggttAATAAAAGATGTTAATATACTGCTACTATTTAGCTTCCACACTTTGGCATCCTCCCAAACaatctaaatatttctttaaaaaactacctAAAAGGATGATCTTTATGTAGACCTATCTACATTATCAGATCACTGGAATTTCTGCACACCGAGGACAAGGGTAAAGCACTCATTTGCAAGAACAAGATGGAGTTCTGTCTCCAGGGGCTGCTGCTCTTTTCATCTGAGAAGGAAGTTGGTGCCTTCTGTGTTGTGGGCTTTGCTCTGTTCTGATCCCGAGGCTAATGGATATACTCCTGACTACAGCTCAAAGAACCTGGACTATACAATGACAGTTCcatccatttttcttctcctggtagaaattagaaatgaaaagtttaCTGCCATTCCTGTTCAGAAAGTTGAAAAAGGAGTCTAGAGTCTAAATAATGGCTTTAGAATTGGAAAGAAGCTGGGTATCTTCTGGGTGTGAGGCTGTTAAGGACTTCTTCCCTGCTGCAAGCACTGGGGATACTGTCCAGGATGAGACTATCTTCTCAGTTTATCTGTAGAATCCCCTGAAGACTCAAAAGTCAATTTTCTTCAGCTATCACAGCAATTAAATTGGACATTCCTTACCAGATGGTCCAAACAAAAGAATCTACTATTGGTGAAATTTAATGGTATTTTCCTTGTCAGAAAGGCAAGTGAAAGACTTCAGAATGAGAAGATTTTGTAGGCATAGCATTTGATCTCTCGGGTGGAAGAGTCAAAGACAGAAATTAAAGTGATGCTAGCACTGCAAGTGTATAAAAACAGGTTACAGAACAAGTCCGAAGCTTAGAGCTTTTTGCTGGAGTTTCACAGAAGCTGCAGAATAGACTGAACAGAGGGCAGAAGAGAGTGGTAACAGTGTGTGTGAGCTTGAGAATCAGACCGAGACAAGCTACGTGCCTCTGAGCGAGTTACTTAACTGCTCCTCAGtctgtttcctcttctacaaAATGCAGATGATCAAAACATTTGCCTCACACGGCTACTGttaggactaaatgagataatgcagtaAAGCACAATACAGCGTTGGGCAGATGACAAGTGTCCAAAAATGTTAGCTAATCTTTCTTATTGAATGTTataagtagggacttccctagcggtccagtggggAAGAcgctgcactcccagtgcaggggggcctgggttggatccctggtcggggaactagatcccacatgcatgccacagctaagagcccacatgctgcaacaaagatcccgagggccacaactaagatccgacgcagccaaataaataaatattaaaaaaataaagagcctacaagtctaaaaaaaaatgttgtaagtAAATTAAGTGACATTATATTTCTAACATATAATACTATGTCTCTAAACAACATTACGGTAGAGTTTTAAGAGGCACAAAAAGGCATGTTTTCAATCTTTTCTCCACTCCACCctaaaaccaaaaagaataaactagtcTAAATCCTGTATCACTCAAAATTTTTGAAACTAATGGTGTCGGTAATTTGTCTTTCACTCACAACACAAAATGGACTCACAATTCTACGTCAAATTGAACGTTTAAATCTCTGCATCAGTCTGTCTCATGCTGGCAGCTTATAACTTGGGGTAACACTTCTGGAGTTCTCCATTTGAATATTGTATTGTAAATGCAGTCACTCACCCTGTTTTAGCAGAACCCCCAACAGGGACGCGTGCATATGGATAACGAATAAATACCAGTGCTTGATCATAAAACCTCCATTCTGGCCCAATGATCTTTCTAATAATCAAGGGTATTCCAAGGAAACTAGGTCAGGACAGGGCAAGACAGCTCATATTGATGCTATACCCTTCCCAAAGGaatcaataactttttttttttggtatacttATCACAAATGAAATCTATGGAAAATAGTGGGAAAAAATCTAGAATTCTGTGACTAGAAGTGGCaggattattttccttctttctcaaagaaaaactgaggcccCTTCGGGTACAGTACTATGCATCTATAGAGAGTCAGtatagtaggcagaataatgatcTTACCCAAATGTCTAcatcctaatctccagaacctgcGAATATGttacctcacatggcagaagggactttAATTAAAGATCTtagatggggaggggtgggatgggggggagggggggagggggggagggagggagacgcaagagggtagagatatggggatatatgtatacgtatagctgattcactttgttataaagcagaaactaacacaccattgtaaagcagggagacacaagaaggaagagatatatgtgtatatgtatagctgattcactttgttataaagcagaaactaacacaccattgtaaagcaattatactccaataaagatgttaaaaaaaacacaaaaaacaaagctCATATCTTCTTTAGACTTCACCCTATGGAAATTTAGAGCTCTAATAAAGAGGAGAAGACTATAAATTGTCATGAAGACTGCTTGACATAGTGAGAATGGAGCTGATAGCAGTCTCTGAAAAGGCATGGAATCTGACTTGGTGAATaatgaggaatggaaaaagagagTGGATAAGGTAAGATGATGAAAGTACAATGGTTCATTGTGTAATAcaagcaggaagagaaaagtagttcatctctagaagttcttGTGAACCTGAGAGCATTGAGATAAATGACATTTGCCAAGGACTTCTGGGAAGATGCTGAAATGGAAGTGCCCGAAATGCTGTCCAGCTACTACTCGGcactatttttctaaaaatcaatagATTCCAGAATTCATTCCCTTTCTGTTAATAGAGTTCCTGTGATTTCTCTCCATTTGTGTCCAATtcacttatttaaatttaatttaaaagaggtTTGATGTTCAATTTACAAAACTgaataaatttttatcattttaaaataaaatttaaatttaaaaaaaaatcttagatggggagattatcacgcagtatctgggtgggcccaatgtcaTCACATTGGTCCTTAGAAGCAGAGAAGGCTGTGGTCAGAGAGGCGGCAGTGACTATGAAGGGGCAGAGAGATGCACTGTTGCTGGCCTTGAAGATGAGGAAGGAGTCACACGCCCAGGAGtgtgggtggcctctaggagctggaaggtaaacagattctctcctagagctccagaaagaaacacagcccCACAGATACCTTGATTCTAGCTCAGTAAGAACTATTTTGAACTTCTAACATGAAgaactgtaagatgataaatctatgtcattttaagccactaaatttgtggtaatttgttatagtaacaatagaaaactaatataatcaGTATTTTCATGGCCTTATACACTAGAATTTCAGGATCCAAGATGTGTTTTAACTactatatattgtttaaaaatgctGTGTTTTGGAGCAGGCCTATCCACATTAATTACTTTAAACTTTCGAAATCTATaaaaaaagaggttttaaaaacagcttttaagAGTTACTAGCACTGGCCTTTAGAGCGGAGACAATTTCATTCAAATACCACAGCTAATGTAAAACACTCAATATAGTACCTCTTCTTTTCCTGAAGATGTTTACAAACCAAACTCTAAAGATAACCTATAATGGTTTATCTAAgattaaaaatagctattttatttCATACACTCTCAAATCCTGCCCCTATAAAAGGGCAATTCATTTGACCAACGCATTAGCATAAAATGCCTTATTCTAACTCATTTAAAGGCTTGGAGCTCGCTATATGTCCCTTCATCTACCAGAATACCAGAATACACTTGTCCCTCGGAATCCATgcgggattggttccaggacccccctcagataccaaaaccTGGAcccccctcagataccaaaaccTGTGGATggctcaagtcccttataaaaatggcatagtatttgcatataacctacatacatcctcccatatactttaaatcatctgtagattacttataatatctgaTACACtgtaaatgctatgcaaatagtCATAAAGGTAAATGCTATGTCAATAGTTGCCAGCACAAGGGAAATTCAAGTGTTGCTTTtcggaactttctggaattttttccacCCCCAAACATTTTTGATCCATGGTTGACTGGATCCGTGGATACACAGGGCCAAATGTACCATTCTTAAGGGTTAACCCCTAGTTAAATCAGCAGCGAAGACTCTCCAAGGTCAACGTCAGTGCCTTAGCTCCAACATACCTAAGTTCATCcatctccctcttctttttcatctcttccttttctttccttttcatttcctgaaTCTGGGCTTTCTTCTCATTCCTCTCTTCGCGGTCTCTgcattctttctctgcctctaggTCTGGGAACCGCTCCATTTTGGTCTTTTCCAATCGGTTCAGGATCTCATTCACTTTCTTCTCTACTGTCACAATTTTCACCTTGAGGGAGATGGAGGGAAAAATAATACTGaatctttatgttttttttcttccccccagaATAGGGCAGGGCTTTCCAGCAGCTTAGCAACCCAGCTTGATTCCCTTTAGAAAGAGACATCATGCTGAGCCCTCAACAGCAGAGACAGACACCCACTCAGCGCCAGGGCACTGCCACCTCCGGGGATGCTCACACTTACGTCCTTCTGCCTGTGAAAGCCTATCTGCCCCACATCCATGTCGGCCGTTTTCTTCAGGTTAGACCACGGGGTATAAACCACATTGACGTTGTTCATCTTGCAGCCTGCCAAGAGAGACTGTCTTCAACATGTGGGCAGGAGGGCGCTGAGCAATGCGTCGTCTCACCCACAATTAAGTCACCCTAATCCAACAAAGGAGAAGGCTGAGAATGAACAAGTGTTCATTTGAACAAGTTCATTTGAACTTGTGTTCATTTGAAACAAGTGTTTCAAACCACAaaatacgttttttaaaaaaagaagccaccCACAAAGGCAAATGGGAAGGCCGACAAACAATTCAAGCTAAAGTATTCTGATGAAAAGCAGGGTGAAGAGATCAGCTTCAGGGATCTTTGAGACCCTCTAAAATTGAATgcaaattttattgtatgtgtttCTAAACAGAAAAGGACCAAACAGGTTTCCTCAGATTCTCAAAGGAGCCCTTGATCTAATAAAGGTTAAGCAGCAAGATAAAGTGATTCAAGACACCGGATTCTACCCTGCACTACCAGAAACCAGCTGTGTCGCTTTGGGAGAATCCCCATGGCTCCTGGCATCTCATCTGAAACATGAGGAAACTGGACTAGTTTAGTAgagctttttggtttttgtttctttagctgTGGAACCTCTTTtaccaaagaaaacataacaaagtAATCAAAGCAGAGATGCTCTGGAGGAAAGGGGTGCCAGGTATCCTgctcactcctcctcctcctcccccctcaccacccccactTCGTGTTTCCCCTCCACCCCTGACAGCCTCCCAGGCGGCTCTGAGAATCACAGTTTAATCACTGGTCCAGTGCTCTCTAAGGCCCTTCCAAATCAGATGGCAATACATttcaatgtttattaaatgaccACGTACACTGGGGAAATCTGGTGAACACGACCTTACCTAAGCGATCAGTTAACATCGCCAAAAAAGGCAAACGGGCAGCATGTGCCCCCTGACTGTAATGCGCAAGACTTCACTTGCATAGCATTCCTGCCACAAAATACGTCATGTGGTCCTACTGAACAGGAAGCATTGGACCAACCCAAAGTGGTCTCCACTCTAAAAGTGTCAACGTCTTGAAAGACAAAGAAGtgtccagattaaaggagaccaGCGATACATGACAAGTGAATAGAATGTATGATcctggatcaaaaaaaaaaatgctataaagtGACGGTAGTGGGACAACTGACAAAACTTACATATGGACTCTGTATAACAGTATTCTACCCAcgttaaatttcctgaatttgatcaCTGTAAGGCAGTTACTTACAAAAGTGTACTTCTTAGGACATGCTGAACGGTCATGAtgcctgtgattttctttcaaatggttcagcTAAAAAACCATTCAGTGAATTACAGGGAGAAGGCAAACAAATACGGAAAAACTATTGATTCTAAattttcttgcaacttttctgtaggtttgaaatttttttcaaaatgaagtaaaaaaaaaaaaatctccatgtgcaaggcactgtgggAGATACAAAGATGGATCAGATAATGGATCCTGTCTTTGAAGATTAAAGGAAGGCAGATAAGTACATAAATAATTTCAATGAAAATCAGAAGTGATCAAGTGATATTGGAAAGATACAGGTAAAGAGTTAAGGGAGTTCAGAGAGGGCAGTGGTCACTCAAAGCTGGTAGAAGGAAAAGGCTCTGTGGGAGAGGTTAAGTTCCTTAattcttaatttcttaaattcagcttcctcatctataaaatgaaagtaatatcTTAATTCAGTAGAGCTGATAAATGAACAATTTGTAATGTTCTtggcacagtgccaggcatgtaATTAACATTCAGTGCTAgctgttattactattactataaCTACAGCGTAGCCCTTGAACCTTAGCTCGAATCTAGACATGTGATGACTGAGCAGGAGTGTAACACTGAGGGCTGAGGGAACAATACAAGCAAAGGCACAAAGTAGGAAAACAGCAAATATATGCTTTGGCTGGAGTATGAAATACATGAAGGGAAACAAAGTCTGTGGTCAGATCAGAGATGCTTAAATGCCAGCTTAGGAAGTTTGGGTCTAACTGTAGAGACAAGGTGAAGGGTGTCACAGAAAGTGTCTAAGCTTTTAGAAAGTTTAATCTGGCAAgagattataaaatgaataaagaagaggcTGACCAGATTCTATGACGACAAACAGCGCTGAAGGTGGTCAACCAGGgagggaaatattttaataacacagTGACGCAAATGTAGTGTACTTAGCAAATCTCACAGCAAAGACAATCTTCTTCACTCCTCAGCATCCTCTGCTATTGACTCCTGAGAGTGAGACGCTTGGGCTTAGCTCCTTATGAGTGAGCTATCCCTGTGGAAGgctgaagaggagagaagagtgaTTCAGTGATTCAATgactcttcctcttttctgttttctttagaaCTAGTAAACTATAAAGGGATTAAGAAGAAAGAGGCCGGGCCAAGAATAATGAGTCCAAAGCTCTTTTAATAAATTCACATCTGCTAGCCAGGGGCACAAAAACACATTAAAGAGGTTGCAACACACAAGGAAGGAGGATAATGACGtagtttcaatttttattatttttctttccataaccAAAGATTTTAACTGGAAATCTGAGGAGCTCTTCTACTCATAAAAATGGAATGTCCTAAAACGAACTGCAATTTAATGATTTATGGAGTTGGAAATGAATGGTTCTGTAAGACAAGACTTCCAGTTTCTTTGGCTAGGTGCCTGATTCAGTAAAGCTGCCGAGTGAGATGCAGGAAACGCAGACTAAGTGATGGGGGAGGGAGCACACTGCCCGGCTCTTCTCCTAGAATCACCAGCTCCCGGTACATGCTGTCGTCTCTGTGTCTGCCCCATGCTTATCTTCTATGCAAACCGTATTTTTTCCGAACCCTCTGGATCACCCCTCAACTTTATATCAAACCAAACTTACCTCTACCTTATCTAGGTCCATGTCCTACAACTAAAATCCAGTCTACTAGCTCATTCCTAGCAGAATACCATCACCCAGCTCCCCTTTATAACTGCCACCTCCACTCCATTAATTGTCCTTCTTGACCTATACTGACTTGACAAATTAAATCTTGTACAGTAGAACTAAACCTGCACCAAGGCCAATACTACAGATCCTACTTAGAACATGGAGGCCAATTGTCTCAACACTctttgcacattagaatcacctggagagcacTGTAAAAATACTGATTCTAATTTATCACCctagaaatattatttaagatTCTCTGGGAGACAACAAGATCAACGGACTTGACACCTTCACAATTTACAGGGAGAAGAAAAtatggaaggagagaaggaaagaaagaaaaagtaggaaagaGTAATTGGGAGACTTGGGTTCTAGAATCTAGTAACAAATAATGGAAACAAAGACATCAACCAACATTACAAGAAAAGCCATGAGACACATCTCTTGCTTGGCAATTAACATAATGTAATTTCCAAAAGTCTTTCTACAAGTAACCTTAGGGGTAGGCAGGTCtagacaattttttcttttttttttattaattaattaatttattatttattttcggttgcattgggtctgttgctgtgtgagggctttctctagttgcggtgtgtgggcttctcactgcagtggcttctcttgttggggagcatgggctctaggtgcacaggcttcagtagttgtggcacgtggactctagagcgcagcctcagtagttgtggcgcacgggcttagttgctctgcggcatgtgggatcttcccggaccagggctcaaacccgtgtcccctgcattggcaggcaggttcttaaccactgcgccaccagggaagccctagacaatTTTCTATTCAAGGTAAAGAAAACAGGGTAAAAAAGACTTGAGATAGGGCCATGAAAATTTGAGGGGCAGGGAGGTTGGCTTTCAGTTCTCTGACAGGTAGTGCAACTGCCATCTTAAAGAACAAAACAGGGTAAAGGCATATTACATGTCATTCCCTTGACTCAAGCTAAAGTCAGTAATATGTTCTCTAAGATGTAATCCATTTCAGACACAGAGAAAAGCGGTGCTAATTCTGAAAACACCTCTAGGAAAACTGACCTTGAATGCTATTGGCCTTCACAAGATGGGCACAGTCCATCAGTACTTCCTTTGGAATGTCTTCTATTTTCTCCCCCTGGAACACAAGAACAAACCAAATGGTCCACTACCTTGTTACTGATCAATACTGGAGCACTTTTATAGGGCTCTGCTACCTTACTAGGCACAATTTTATTAAAAGCAGGGGCTCTTCAACTGTAtttcaaaacactgaaaaatgaaGTCCATTGTGGAAATGTTTACTTTAAGAGAAGGCAGTAATATGGAAAATCCTGACTTaataagtggggaaaaaaacagggTATGAAAGAAAACCACTAAAATATTAACTGTATTTATGTCTGAGtaatttttccctcttctctttcttacttttagAAACCTTGTAGAGAAATGGTGCCTAATTTTTGGCAATGGGAAGTCTTCTTAGCTGAGGTCCCTACAAACTCCCTCTCAAGAGACGTCTTATAGTTTTGGGTCTCCATGATCTGGTAGGTCATCTACCCTTGGCATTAGTCAGGAACCAAGCTCCTGATGTGTTAGATATAACCTTCtaccataaaagagaaaaaatactgatTCATTCTCTTTACAGATACTGTATCAAAGTCAAAGCTGAATAAGCAAAGCCAttccaaaagaacaaaaatatctgaGGCAAGAGCTAGTGGAACTCAACTCAGCACTTGGCTATCAGGCATGGGATTACTGAAGCACTTCTGTCTGGGAATGAAATGTTTAATCTACCTAAATATTTGAGATAAATTAAGTTTATTCcattatgtttctatttttttctttattttaaatgtttcaaaatggaaatctCAATTACCTAAATTTTGACCAAAAAATACGTGATTTAAGTTTGTCACTACTTTAATGCCATATTCCATCCTGTGAGATTCCCTGACCACTTAAATAGAGGATTCTGAATTTACCATCTTGATAACACAATGTCGTCATCATGAATATCAACCATTACACTAGGCTATAATATAGTGATAGTGATGCCTTCAGGGGCATCTAAAATACAGAGAAGCTGACTGACCCTATACtaaattaatcaaataaataattaaaaaacaaaacaatagctaCCACTTTTTGAATATCTGCTTTTTGAGTGCTAGGTACACCAAATAAATGGCCATATGAAATGGATAGTACTACGCTCACTTTgccaatgaagaaaatgaagcttagCGAGGTTAAGCAACTAGGCCAAGCTCCCCAATatctagtaagtgacagagctgagagaTGAACCCAGGACTAACTAAAGCCATGCTCTAACAACTGGCCCCAGAGTGTGGTGCTTATGGAGTTTTTGTGGAAACATACAGCTTCTTGGTCCTTGATATCAGGCTACGTCACAACATCCCTTCTTGCTACCTGTACCTAGTGCTATTCCTGAAGCAACAGCCTCTTCTTGTTTTATTACTTCTAATATAATATGAGcagaccaaataaaataaaataattcagcttAGCATTATGCATAAAGTCAGAGTAAACAAACTCTGCATGGAGAGTGTAAGGTACTCTCCACATGTAAAGGCCAGAATTTTGACTGTGGGCTTTGTGTCATCTGTGTTAATGAGATAAGCAACCTCTTGATAAGTGAGATTTTTCTATAggttttcaaaaatcaaataagcCTAGGAAAAAACACTTGTTGAATATCCATGATCTTCAAGGCTTGGGTTGAATTCACCTGAATTTgacaaagaaagaatgaacatACATAGTGCTTAGTATGTGCCAAGCATTATTCTAAATGCTTCAGTTATgctagctcatttaattctcacaacaacccagtAAGAC includes these proteins:
- the CCDC25 gene encoding coiled-coil domain-containing protein 25 isoform X2 is translated as MDCAHLVKANSIQGCKMNNVNVVYTPWSNLKKTADMDVGQIGFHRQKDVKIVTVEKKVNEILNRLEKTKMERFPDLEAEKECRDREERNEKKAQIQEMKRKEKEEMKKKREMDELRSYSSLMKVENMSSNQDGNDSDEFM
- the CCDC25 gene encoding coiled-coil domain-containing protein 25 isoform X1, with product MVFYFTSSSVNSSTYTIYMGKDKYENEDLIKFGWPEDIWFHVDKLSSAHVYLRLHKGEKIEDIPKEVLMDCAHLVKANSIQGCKMNNVNVVYTPWSNLKKTADMDVGQIGFHRQKDVKIVTVEKKVNEILNRLEKTKMERFPDLEAEKECRDREERNEKKAQIQEMKRKEKEEMKKKREMDELRSYSSLMKVENMSSNQDGNDSDEFM